A stretch of Mesorhizobium sp. M2A.F.Ca.ET.046.03.2.1 DNA encodes these proteins:
- a CDS encoding RidA family protein: MPKQCFGKSHVPLSPAVRAGDFVYVSGQVPVGSDGLVVKGGIAEQTEQVLQNVKAALALAGCGMDDVVKTTVWLEDARDFGTFNTVYAKHFPNDPPARTTVESRLMIDIKIEVEAVAYRPV, translated from the coding sequence TTGCCCAAGCAATGCTTTGGAAAATCGCATGTCCCGCTCTCGCCCGCCGTGCGCGCCGGCGATTTCGTCTATGTCTCCGGCCAGGTGCCGGTGGGCAGCGACGGGCTGGTGGTGAAGGGCGGCATCGCCGAGCAGACCGAGCAGGTGCTGCAGAACGTCAAGGCGGCGCTGGCGCTGGCCGGCTGCGGCATGGACGATGTGGTCAAGACCACCGTCTGGCTGGAGGACGCGCGCGATTTCGGCACCTTCAACACCGTCTATGCGAAGCATTTCCCAAACGACCCGCCGGCGCGCACCACGGTCGAGTCGCGCCTGATGATCGACATCAAGATCGAGGTCGAGGCCGTCGCCTACCGGCCGGTCTGA
- a CDS encoding ATP-binding cassette domain-containing protein, whose product MSTAFQSSNRKSWRLATGFAFTALACAILLGGVSAWLLGSVAIAGLSATAFTFNFHTPAAFIRLFAVGRTAARYGERLTGHKAALTDQISRRVELFAAMAAAPAVRRAGWQLGDDSRLADYLDDVEDLDFARLRAGLPALTLACGLAVLVAGSAVLAPLSLLPIIVLLLAILFAGNRVARAGAMAWRETRSLRRGGASRLGAAMASAVPLKAEGAWNRECTEALAALSRADAAQLALRRLQAMLDMIGAAFGPVAGVSVMAAAWYAGRQGTELLAPMLLAFSWLALGETMNGASRMLVAVLRRNAACAEIGQWTRGTAAGRREFALDDIKPALLLHGGLQRRAPDGRSIGTPISLLLARGQPTLLVGASGSGKTSLLKQIAGWIGDDAFATDDRILSAGERRALVSLVLHDAVVLEDTVRANLFAGDVPDAALWRALEAVEMDGRIRDSGGLDSWVRQDRFSLGEAQRINLARAWLSPRPVVLLDEPTEHLDEAQGERILERLLARFSDRIVVVSTHRAPPLRDVRTIELQP is encoded by the coding sequence ATGAGCACAGCGTTTCAGTCATCGAACCGGAAGTCGTGGCGGCTGGCGACGGGCTTCGCCTTCACCGCGCTGGCCTGCGCCATATTGCTGGGCGGCGTGTCCGCTTGGCTGCTCGGCTCGGTGGCGATCGCCGGCCTTTCCGCCACCGCTTTCACTTTCAACTTTCACACCCCCGCGGCTTTCATCAGGCTGTTCGCGGTTGGCCGCACCGCCGCCCGCTATGGCGAGCGGCTGACCGGACACAAGGCCGCGCTCACCGATCAGATATCGCGTCGCGTCGAGCTGTTCGCCGCGATGGCGGCGGCGCCGGCGGTGCGCCGGGCCGGATGGCAGCTGGGCGACGATTCGCGCCTTGCCGACTATCTGGACGATGTCGAGGACCTCGACTTCGCCAGGCTGCGCGCCGGCCTGCCGGCTCTGACGCTTGCCTGCGGCCTCGCGGTCCTGGTCGCCGGCTCGGCGGTGCTGGCGCCTTTGTCCCTCCTGCCCATCATAGTCTTGCTGCTTGCCATCCTGTTCGCGGGGAACCGGGTGGCCAGAGCTGGCGCCATGGCATGGCGTGAGACCAGGTCGCTGCGCCGCGGGGGCGCGAGCCGGCTTGGCGCGGCCATGGCGTCAGCGGTACCCCTGAAGGCGGAGGGCGCCTGGAACCGCGAATGCACTGAGGCCCTTGCCGCGCTCTCTCGCGCCGACGCCGCGCAGCTTGCCCTTCGCCGGCTGCAGGCCATGCTGGACATGATCGGCGCGGCTTTCGGTCCGGTTGCCGGCGTCAGTGTGATGGCGGCTGCCTGGTATGCGGGCAGACAAGGCACGGAGCTTCTCGCGCCGATGCTGCTCGCCTTCTCCTGGCTGGCGCTGGGCGAAACCATGAATGGCGCATCGCGCATGCTGGTTGCCGTGCTCCGCCGCAACGCGGCTTGCGCCGAGATCGGCCAATGGACACGCGGCACCGCGGCCGGCAGGCGCGAATTCGCCCTGGATGACATCAAGCCCGCCCTGCTGCTTCATGGCGGCCTGCAACGCCGTGCACCCGACGGCCGGTCGATCGGAACGCCCATCTCTCTGCTCCTCGCGCGGGGCCAGCCGACACTGCTCGTCGGCGCAAGCGGTTCGGGCAAGACGAGCCTGCTCAAGCAGATCGCCGGCTGGATCGGCGACGATGCCTTCGCCACCGACGACCGCATCCTGTCGGCAGGCGAGCGGCGGGCGCTCGTGTCCCTCGTCCTGCACGACGCGGTCGTGCTGGAGGACACCGTCCGCGCCAATCTCTTCGCCGGCGATGTCCCGGATGCCGCGCTGTGGCGGGCGCTGGAAGCCGTCGAGATGGACGGCCGCATCCGCGACTCGGGGGGGCTGGACAGCTGGGTCAGGCAGGACAGGTTCTCGCTCGGCGAAGCGCAGCGCATCAACCTCGCGCGCGCCTGGCTGTCACCCCGACCCGTTGTGTTGCTTGACGAACCGACCGAGCATCTCGACGAGGCGCAGGGCGAGCGCATCCTCGAGCGGCTGCTCGCCCGCTTCAGCGATAGGATCGTCGTCGTCTCCACCCATCGCGCGCCGCCGCTTCGCGATGTCCGCACGATCGAGTTGCAGCCGTAA
- a CDS encoding ANTAR domain-containing response regulator, giving the protein MSTGSLTILVIDENRIRASIIEAGLRDAGHRHVTVIHDVAGIARRIAEIEPDVIVIDLENPNRDMLENMFQLSRAVKRPIAMFVDRSDQASIEAAVDAGVSAYVVDGLKKERIKPILDMAISRFNAFSRMARELEEARSELENRKVIDRAKGILMKSRGLSEEAAYTLLRKTAMNQNRKIAEIAQSLVTAAGLLGPLEGE; this is encoded by the coding sequence ATGTCCACCGGTTCGTTGACCATCCTTGTTATCGACGAGAACCGCATCCGCGCCTCGATCATCGAGGCCGGGTTGCGGGACGCAGGCCATCGCCATGTCACGGTGATCCATGACGTGGCCGGCATTGCCCGGCGCATCGCCGAGATCGAGCCGGACGTCATCGTCATCGATCTGGAAAATCCCAACCGCGACATGCTGGAGAACATGTTCCAGCTGTCGCGCGCGGTGAAGCGGCCGATCGCCATGTTCGTCGACCGCTCCGACCAGGCCTCGATCGAGGCCGCAGTCGATGCGGGCGTGTCCGCCTATGTCGTCGACGGGCTGAAGAAGGAACGCATCAAGCCGATCCTCGACATGGCGATCAGCCGCTTCAACGCCTTCTCGCGCATGGCGCGCGAATTGGAGGAGGCGCGCAGCGAGCTGGAGAACCGCAAGGTCATCGACCGGGCCAAGGGCATATTGATGAAGTCGCGGGGCTTGAGCGAGGAGGCTGCCTACACGCTTCTGCGCAAGACCGCCATGAACCAGAACCGCAAGATCGCCGAGATCGCCCAGAGTCTGGTGACCGCGGCGGGATTGCTGGGACCGCTGGAGGGCGAATGA
- a CDS encoding amidohydrolase/deacetylase family metallohydrolase has product MQFDLLIKGGRVIDPASGLDAQRDVAIADGRVAAIEAAIDAEHTAQVVDARDCIVTPGLVDLHSHVYWGGTSLGVDADRLAAKSGTTTFVDAGSAGAGNFLGFRRHVIERSKVRILAYVNISFAGIFGFAKTVSVGECSDLRLCEPRETVAAVREHTDLVVGVKVRSGKHAGGTSGIAPVDLALEAADKVGLPLMAHIDEPPPGRSEVLPRLRRGDILTHCFRPFPNAPVFASGTVRPDMRLARERGVIFDIGHGMGSFDFEVAKAMLAEGLAPDVISSDVHLYCVDGPAFDMLVCMSKLMALGMPLVEVLRAATVNPAQAIARPELGALKVGGIGDVAVLRLQPGRFTFVDAVGASLIADQRLVSNGIAIGGKWWPNEAPDHDETERFEAHAHHTHVDVAARHLGPSKSSF; this is encoded by the coding sequence ATGCAGTTCGATCTCCTGATCAAGGGCGGGCGCGTGATCGATCCCGCATCGGGCCTGGACGCGCAGCGCGACGTCGCCATTGCCGATGGCCGCGTCGCCGCGATCGAGGCGGCCATCGATGCCGAACATACCGCGCAGGTGGTCGATGCCAGGGACTGCATCGTCACGCCCGGCCTCGTCGACCTGCACAGCCATGTCTATTGGGGCGGCACCTCGCTCGGTGTCGATGCCGACCGGCTGGCCGCCAAGAGCGGCACCACCACCTTCGTCGATGCCGGCAGCGCCGGTGCCGGCAATTTCCTCGGCTTTCGCCGCCATGTCATCGAGCGCTCGAAGGTCCGCATCCTCGCTTACGTCAACATTTCCTTTGCCGGCATATTCGGCTTCGCCAAGACCGTATCGGTCGGCGAATGCAGCGACCTCAGGCTCTGCGAGCCGCGCGAGACGGTGGCCGCGGTGCGCGAGCACACCGATCTCGTCGTCGGCGTGAAAGTCCGCTCCGGCAAGCATGCCGGCGGTACCAGCGGCATCGCCCCGGTCGATCTCGCGCTCGAAGCCGCTGACAAGGTCGGCTTGCCGCTGATGGCGCATATCGACGAACCGCCGCCGGGCCGTTCGGAAGTGCTGCCCAGGCTGCGCCGCGGCGACATCCTCACCCACTGCTTCCGGCCATTCCCCAACGCCCCGGTCTTCGCCTCGGGCACGGTGCGGCCGGACATGCGGCTCGCGCGCGAGCGCGGCGTCATCTTCGACATCGGCCACGGCATGGGCTCCTTCGACTTCGAGGTGGCGAAGGCGATGCTCGCCGAGGGTCTCGCGCCCGACGTCATATCGAGCGACGTTCACCTCTACTGCGTCGACGGCCCGGCCTTCGACATGCTGGTCTGCATGTCGAAGCTCATGGCGCTCGGCATGCCGCTGGTCGAGGTGCTGCGCGCCGCGACGGTGAATCCCGCGCAGGCGATCGCCCGACCCGAGCTCGGTGCGCTGAAGGTCGGCGGCATCGGCGACGTTGCGGTGCTGCGGCTCCAGCCCGGCCGCTTCACCTTCGTCGATGCTGTCGGGGCGTCATTGATCGCGGACCAGCGCCTGGTGTCCAACGGCATTGCCATCGGCGGCAAATGGTGGCCAAACGAAGCGCCCGACCACGACGAGACCGAACGCTTCGAAGCGCATGCGCATCACACGCATGTGGATGTGGCGGCCAGGCATCTTGGCCCCTCAAAATCGTCGTTCTAG
- a CDS encoding Crp/Fnr family transcriptional regulator, which produces MFIVREDIHTAGVPVLCVSCEARHRGICGALNAGQLVDLAKSTKRHEAEAGKELVGDSRSVERFSNVLSGVVKLTKTLSDGRQQIVGLQFAPDFLGRPFQSESTLSAEAATDVELCSFPRQALERMIKEQPNLEHRLLEQKLRELDQARDWMVALGRKTASEKISSFLLMIARNIDPAAGPERRSAAFDLPLSRAEIADFLGLTVETVSRQITRLRGEGVIRVENNRHVIVDDIGRLAARAGD; this is translated from the coding sequence ATGTTCATCGTGCGCGAAGATATTCACACGGCAGGCGTCCCGGTACTCTGCGTTTCATGCGAGGCGCGGCACCGCGGCATATGCGGCGCGCTCAACGCCGGGCAGCTCGTCGATCTTGCCAAATCGACGAAACGGCACGAGGCCGAGGCCGGCAAGGAGTTGGTGGGCGATTCCAGGAGCGTCGAGCGTTTCTCGAACGTGCTTTCAGGCGTCGTGAAGCTGACCAAGACGCTTTCCGACGGCCGCCAGCAGATTGTCGGCCTGCAATTCGCTCCCGATTTCCTCGGCAGACCGTTCCAGAGCGAGAGCACGCTCAGCGCCGAGGCGGCGACAGACGTCGAACTATGCTCGTTCCCGCGCCAGGCGCTGGAGCGCATGATAAAGGAGCAGCCCAACCTTGAGCATCGCCTGCTCGAACAGAAGCTGCGCGAGCTTGACCAGGCGCGCGACTGGATGGTGGCGCTCGGCCGCAAGACGGCCTCCGAGAAGATATCGAGCTTCCTTCTGATGATCGCGCGCAACATCGACCCCGCCGCCGGGCCGGAGCGGCGCAGCGCCGCTTTCGATCTGCCGTTGTCGCGCGCGGAGATCGCGGATTTCCTGGGTCTCACCGTCGAGACGGTAAGCCGGCAGATCACCCGGCTGCGGGGCGAGGGCGTCATCCGCGTCGAAAACAACCGCCACGTCATCGTCGACGACATCGGGCGCCTGGCCGCGCGGGCCGGAGACTGA
- a CDS encoding ATP-binding protein, translating to MTVAIEMGQTSAGAPAALDLEELLATRLLVQGNSGSGKSHLLRRLLEQSAPWVQQTIIDPEGDFVSLGERFGHLVIDAEEHTERGLQAAGERARIHRVSTVLNLEGLDAENQMRRAAAFLGGLFEVARDHWYPMLVVVDEAQLFAPAAAGEVSDEARKLSLGAMTNLMCRGRKRGLAGIIATQRLAKLAKNVAAEASNFLMGRTFLDIDMARAADLLGMERRQAEAFRDLERGHFMALGPALSRRPLGVRIGQTETSPRNGTPRLMPLPEAALEDARSIILAAPPPETVRPQRRPSPDLLDQLMAAKAAPLEIRPEPAEPQPSAEDLAERRERMDRILRAILAEPDAGFRVIGVLYQEFVVRCRIEGLASVVPDLPEFRRMLTRARAGVGSDMAEDDAWRDVSVRASLLPEDMQGVFMMIARAAKEGWPCPSDAAIARAYGSHSLRRARRLLDYIEEQGLIVCQVDGTGRRTVTLVELAWATAPGDPNALEQDSSAA from the coding sequence ATGACGGTTGCAATCGAGATGGGGCAGACGAGCGCAGGCGCGCCGGCGGCCCTCGACCTTGAGGAATTGCTGGCGACCCGCCTGCTGGTGCAGGGCAATTCGGGTTCCGGCAAGTCGCATCTGCTGCGCCGGCTGCTCGAACAGAGCGCGCCCTGGGTGCAGCAGACCATCATCGACCCCGAAGGCGATTTCGTGTCGCTGGGTGAACGCTTTGGACATCTGGTGATCGACGCCGAGGAGCATACCGAGCGCGGTCTGCAGGCGGCGGGCGAGCGCGCGCGCATCCACCGCGTCTCGACGGTGCTCAATCTCGAGGGGCTCGACGCCGAGAACCAGATGCGGCGCGCAGCGGCTTTCCTCGGCGGGCTGTTCGAGGTCGCGCGCGACCACTGGTACCCGATGCTGGTGGTCGTCGACGAGGCGCAGCTCTTCGCGCCCGCCGCCGCCGGCGAGGTTTCGGACGAGGCGCGCAAGCTTTCGCTCGGCGCCATGACCAATCTGATGTGCCGCGGCCGCAAGCGCGGGCTGGCCGGCATCATCGCCACGCAGCGGCTGGCGAAGCTCGCCAAGAACGTCGCGGCGGAAGCCTCCAACTTCCTGATGGGCCGCACCTTTCTCGACATCGACATGGCGCGCGCGGCCGACCTGCTCGGCATGGAGCGGCGCCAGGCCGAAGCCTTCCGCGACCTGGAGCGCGGGCATTTCATGGCGCTTGGGCCCGCTTTGTCGCGCCGCCCGCTCGGCGTGCGCATCGGCCAGACCGAGACCAGCCCGCGCAACGGCACGCCGCGGCTGATGCCGCTGCCGGAAGCGGCGTTGGAGGATGCGCGCTCGATCATCCTTGCCGCGCCGCCACCGGAGACGGTCAGGCCGCAGCGCCGGCCTTCGCCGGATCTCCTCGACCAGCTGATGGCAGCCAAGGCCGCGCCGCTGGAGATACGCCCTGAGCCGGCCGAGCCGCAGCCCAGCGCCGAGGACCTGGCCGAACGGCGCGAGCGCATGGACCGCATCCTGCGCGCCATTCTGGCCGAGCCTGATGCGGGTTTCCGCGTCATCGGCGTGCTCTATCAGGAGTTCGTGGTCCGCTGCCGCATCGAAGGGCTTGCCTCGGTGGTGCCCGATCTTCCGGAATTCCGCCGAATGCTGACCAGGGCGCGTGCCGGCGTCGGCTCCGACATGGCCGAGGACGATGCCTGGCGGGACGTCTCCGTGCGCGCCTCGCTGCTGCCCGAGGACATGCAGGGCGTGTTCATGATGATCGCCCGCGCCGCCAAGGAAGGCTGGCCTTGCCCGAGCGACGCGGCGATTGCGCGGGCCTACGGCTCGCATTCGCTGCGCCGCGCGCGGCGGCTGCTCGACTATATCGAGGAGCAGGGCCTCATCGTCTGTCAGGTCGACGGCACAGGGCGACGCACAGTGACGCTGGTCGAGCTCGCCTGGGCGACGGCGCCGGGCGACCCGAACGCCTTGGAGCAGGACAGCTCGGCGGCGTGA
- a CDS encoding CmpA/NrtA family ABC transporter substrate-binding protein encodes MSMAHEITAGFMPLFDSAVLVVAGEIGFAAREGIELKLQRETSWANIRDRIAIGHFDVAHMLGPMPLACSLGLTPLASETIVPFSLGLGGNCITVSNAVWDGMATQGAAPDLDPARAGSALGALIRERAGAGREPLRFAVVHPHSGHNYELRYWLAACGIDPDRDIEIVIVPPPFMADALAAGRIDGYCVGEPWNSAAVAAGTGRIVTVKALLWRNSPEKVIGARKVWAEENPEALAALLRALHHAARWCQDPANRGELAALMAKPAFLGQPEAIQMPALTGRLQLGGGVERRVEDFFLPFDKAANFPWKSHALWFYTQMVRWGQLPHTPQNLAIARDCYRPDLYRSALKPLGVALPGANAKVEGALKVATPVGSAGASLVLGPDGFFDGQIFDPDRIDAYIAGQKRA; translated from the coding sequence ATGAGCATGGCGCACGAAATCACCGCCGGCTTCATGCCGCTCTTCGACAGCGCCGTTCTGGTCGTGGCCGGCGAGATAGGCTTTGCCGCCCGCGAGGGCATCGAGCTCAAGCTGCAGCGTGAGACCTCCTGGGCCAACATCCGCGACCGCATCGCCATCGGCCATTTCGACGTCGCCCATATGCTGGGGCCGATGCCGCTCGCCTGCAGCCTCGGCCTCACGCCGCTTGCCTCGGAGACCATCGTGCCCTTCTCGCTCGGGCTCGGCGGCAACTGCATCACCGTGTCCAACGCGGTTTGGGACGGCATGGCGACGCAAGGTGCCGCGCCCGACCTCGATCCGGCGCGCGCGGGGTCGGCGCTTGGCGCTCTGATCCGCGAGCGGGCGGGTGCCGGCCGCGAGCCGCTGCGCTTCGCCGTCGTGCATCCGCATTCCGGGCATAATTACGAGCTGCGCTACTGGCTGGCCGCCTGCGGCATCGATCCCGACCGCGACATCGAGATCGTCATCGTGCCGCCGCCCTTCATGGCCGATGCGCTGGCTGCCGGCCGCATCGACGGCTATTGCGTCGGCGAGCCTTGGAACAGCGCCGCTGTCGCGGCCGGAACCGGCCGCATCGTCACCGTCAAGGCGCTGCTCTGGCGTAACAGTCCGGAAAAGGTGATCGGCGCGCGTAAGGTGTGGGCCGAGGAGAACCCGGAGGCGCTTGCAGCACTTCTCAGGGCGTTGCATCACGCCGCCCGCTGGTGCCAGGACCCGGCGAACCGCGGCGAACTGGCTGCGCTGATGGCGAAGCCGGCCTTCCTTGGGCAGCCGGAGGCAATCCAGATGCCGGCGCTCACTGGACGCCTTCAACTTGGCGGCGGCGTGGAGCGGCGCGTCGAGGATTTCTTCCTGCCCTTCGACAAGGCGGCGAACTTCCCCTGGAAAAGCCATGCGCTGTGGTTCTACACGCAGATGGTGCGCTGGGGGCAATTGCCGCACACACCGCAGAACCTCGCCATCGCCCGCGACTGCTATCGGCCCGACCTCTACCGCTCGGCGCTGAAGCCGCTCGGCGTGGCGCTGCCCGGCGCCAATGCCAAGGTCGAGGGCGCGCTGAAGGTTGCGACGCCAGTCGGCTCGGCGGGGGCGAGCCTGGTGCTTGGTCCCGACGGATTTTTCGACGGCCAGATCTTCGATCCGGACCGGATCGACGCCTACATTGCCGGCCAGAAACGCGCCTGA
- a CDS encoding ATP-binding cassette domain-containing protein, with translation MKTQVVPAPVPDSAAATPGTFQSLSAAQGLARRGLRGLLALQAVRTVLRLGVAATAAMAAGRLVMGETVDPWLVAGMIALLAATCLAGFAAERMQASAENAMSTRLRALASERLGKMPARQLQSLSTGALIVSMQRHPEAIAALVVGHRAATAMMAAGPLLAAIALCFVSWQAALLVICLTPVMILFFALVGNAIRRRADAQECAFGRLAGQFADRVRTLPTILANHATASEEAKLGHRLEGYAGETIGLLRIAFANAGIIDFFASLSIAILAILLGLGHLKLATIPGFSNLELWQSLFILMIAPEYFAPFRRFSEQYHAKAEGLAAATALDRLLGAEPIASTTLPVLDRLRLTLPAHGLVAIVGPSGSGKSTLLRRLAGLEPGAMPKPGTRPLAAGEIAWVSTDAYVPEGTLSEAISWNGGALDRSRLENAARAIGLLDDALLPGGLDARLDKGGANLSGGQRLRIAIARAQLFGRTVLADEPTAKLDRATAEAVQRMLIGISEARLVVVATHDRELAAAADLVVDLTRDDTVEVAA, from the coding sequence ATGAAAACGCAGGTCGTTCCCGCACCGGTTCCTGATTCCGCCGCCGCGACGCCCGGTACCTTTCAGTCGCTTTCCGCCGCCCAGGGACTGGCAAGGCGTGGATTGCGCGGTCTTCTCGCCTTGCAGGCGGTCCGCACCGTGCTCAGGCTCGGCGTCGCCGCGACGGCGGCGATGGCCGCCGGCCGGCTCGTGATGGGCGAGACGGTCGATCCATGGCTCGTCGCCGGGATGATCGCGCTGCTCGCGGCCACATGCCTCGCCGGATTCGCCGCCGAAAGGATGCAGGCTTCCGCGGAAAACGCCATGTCGACGCGACTGCGGGCGCTCGCGAGCGAGCGACTGGGCAAGATGCCGGCGCGGCAGCTGCAGTCGCTCTCGACAGGGGCCTTGATCGTCTCGATGCAGCGCCATCCGGAGGCGATCGCCGCACTGGTGGTGGGCCATCGTGCCGCCACGGCCATGATGGCGGCCGGGCCATTGCTCGCTGCCATCGCGCTTTGCTTCGTCTCCTGGCAGGCCGCGCTGCTGGTCATCTGCCTGACGCCGGTCATGATCCTGTTCTTCGCGCTGGTGGGCAATGCGATCCGCCGGCGCGCCGACGCCCAGGAGTGTGCCTTCGGCCGGCTGGCGGGCCAGTTCGCCGACCGCGTCCGCACGCTGCCCACAATTCTTGCCAACCACGCGACGGCAAGCGAGGAGGCAAAACTCGGCCATCGCCTGGAGGGCTACGCGGGCGAGACGATCGGTCTGCTGCGTATAGCCTTTGCCAATGCCGGGATCATCGACTTCTTCGCCTCGCTCTCGATTGCGATCCTCGCCATCCTCCTCGGCCTGGGGCACCTGAAGCTTGCGACGATCCCCGGCTTCTCCAATCTCGAGCTCTGGCAGAGCCTGTTCATCCTGATGATCGCGCCGGAATATTTCGCACCATTCCGCCGCTTCTCGGAGCAGTACCATGCCAAGGCGGAAGGGTTGGCGGCTGCCACCGCGCTGGACCGGCTGCTCGGCGCCGAACCGATCGCGTCGACGACCTTGCCGGTGCTCGACCGGTTGCGCCTGACATTGCCTGCACATGGCCTCGTCGCCATCGTCGGTCCGAGCGGATCGGGCAAATCGACGCTTCTGCGCCGTCTCGCCGGGCTCGAGCCGGGCGCCATGCCGAAGCCGGGAACCCGTCCGCTGGCCGCTGGGGAGATCGCCTGGGTTTCGACGGATGCCTACGTGCCCGAAGGAACGTTGTCGGAGGCTATTTCGTGGAATGGCGGCGCGCTGGACCGGAGCCGGCTGGAAAATGCCGCGCGCGCGATCGGGCTGCTCGACGACGCCCTGCTGCCAGGCGGTCTCGATGCAAGGCTGGACAAGGGCGGCGCCAATCTTTCGGGCGGCCAGCGGCTTCGCATCGCCATCGCCCGCGCGCAACTTTTCGGACGGACCGTGCTGGCCGACGAGCCGACGGCAAAACTCGACCGCGCGACCGCCGAGGCCGTGCAGCGCATGCTGATCGGGATTTCAGAGGCGCGGCTGGTCGTTGTGGCGACGCATGACCGGGAGCTTGCCGCCGCCGCCGACCTGGTTGTGGATCTCACCCGTGACGATACCGTCGAGGTGGCGGCATGA
- a CDS encoding hemerythrin domain-containing protein: MIQVKSPAFVSRYEAMSRKDAPCPTFFLGVATAIATVGWRCSRSCCRRAATRLEPGRDGGAIMTSAEPEPLHSPADMRRAHMQKLALCHMLEGIADDLPSRVDRLQCLAVAADLLPLLRECHRFEEEVVFPAFARQTGEEDTVARLKLEHLEDESAAADLSEALLAYGHGRQIENPEAFGYMLRAFFESLRRHIAFERDHVLPKVLGNQ, translated from the coding sequence TTGATTCAGGTCAAGTCTCCAGCATTCGTGTCGCGCTATGAGGCGATGTCCAGAAAGGATGCTCCATGTCCGACTTTCTTCCTCGGCGTCGCGACGGCAATTGCCACGGTGGGCTGGCGATGTTCCCGATCCTGTTGCCGTCGAGCAGCAACCCGCCTTGAGCCCGGGCGTGACGGAGGAGCTATCATGACGAGCGCCGAGCCGGAGCCGCTGCACAGCCCGGCAGATATGCGGCGGGCGCATATGCAGAAGCTCGCGCTCTGCCACATGCTCGAAGGCATCGCCGACGACCTGCCATCGCGCGTCGACCGGCTCCAGTGCCTCGCCGTGGCGGCCGACCTCTTGCCGCTGCTGCGCGAGTGCCACCGCTTCGAGGAAGAGGTCGTCTTCCCTGCCTTTGCGCGGCAGACGGGCGAGGAAGACACCGTCGCGCGATTGAAGCTCGAGCACCTGGAGGATGAAAGCGCGGCGGCGGATCTCAGCGAGGCGCTGCTGGCCTACGGCCACGGGCGGCAGATCGAAAATCCCGAGGCGTTCGGCTATATGCTGCGCGCCTTCTTCGAATCGTTGCGCCGCCACATTGCCTTTGAGCGCGACCACGTGCTGCCGAAGGTTCTCGGCAATCAGTAA